Proteins from one Deinococcus sp. AB2017081 genomic window:
- a CDS encoding ATP-binding protein, which produces MTHEPLPTTVQDALHAHLGQARENAQALSPKIRPGTSLASALARVDTGTSRPLPTLVDLNRWHAHPAGLDDEQHARLCAGGLIEVMDDEGHTAAHACPRCEAGRRSDVLLGRLERSGIPPRYLELEWADLVTDLDPFPRLRAATGRMPQILAANDSLLLSGPPGAGKTQVAVLAAKAVLAAGHSALVVNLGRLALDVREGYGDRGDGLTEGAALRLLTAPTLLILDDLGAGETDTAKVERRLLYLALEERQNARRPCVITTNLSPAELAASLGARNLGRLQPLEIVEMKHGRNFRLRDGHRSAW; this is translated from the coding sequence ATGACCCATGAACCGTTGCCCACCACCGTGCAAGACGCTCTGCACGCCCACCTCGGCCAGGCCCGCGAGAACGCCCAGGCCCTGAGCCCGAAGATCCGCCCCGGCACCTCGTTGGCCAGCGCCCTGGCACGGGTGGACACCGGCACCAGTCGCCCCCTGCCCACCCTGGTCGACCTGAATCGCTGGCACGCGCACCCGGCCGGCCTGGACGACGAGCAGCACGCCCGGCTGTGCGCCGGCGGCCTGATCGAGGTCATGGACGACGAAGGCCACACGGCGGCCCACGCCTGCCCCCGCTGCGAGGCCGGGCGGCGCTCGGACGTCCTGCTGGGGCGGCTGGAGCGTTCCGGCATCCCGCCGCGCTACCTGGAGCTGGAGTGGGCGGATCTGGTGACGGATCTCGACCCGTTCCCCCGGCTGCGGGCCGCGACCGGCCGGATGCCGCAGATCCTCGCCGCCAACGACAGCCTGCTGCTGAGCGGCCCGCCCGGCGCGGGCAAGACCCAGGTGGCTGTGCTGGCGGCCAAGGCGGTGCTGGCGGCCGGGCACAGCGCCCTGGTCGTGAACCTGGGCCGGCTGGCGCTCGACGTGCGCGAGGGATACGGGGACCGTGGCGACGGCCTGACCGAGGGCGCGGCGCTGCGGCTGCTGACCGCGCCGACCCTGCTGATCCTGGACGACCTGGGGGCCGGGGAGACGGACACGGCGAAGGTGGAGCGCCGCCTGCTGTACCTGGCCCTGGAGGAGCGGCAGAACGCGCGGAGGCCCTGCGTCATCACCACGAACCTGAGCCCGGCCGAACTCGCCGCGTCCCTGGGGGCCCGCAACCTGGGCCGGCTGCAACCCCTGGAGATCGTGGAGATGAAGCACGGCCGGAACTTCCGGCTGCGCGACGGCCACCGGAGCGCGTGGTGA
- a CDS encoding Rha family transcriptional regulator: protein MTDTITVHAIHGEARADSRELARALGNHHENVLSLISDYRADFEALGLLRFETGKTQGRGRPPQYALLSEDQCYFLLTLVRNSETTVPLKRQLVQAFAAYRRQSGVDVPELPTDPVELLALSLQGLQQHRRQLAALEHRLDTAPIRASSEMRSRVHAACQDFGRVHPRGYSGAYRAFKEAFGFAGASLAAYDDLPQHRFGEALGWLDVQVRTFSAQRPLLDEVGD, encoded by the coding sequence GTGACCGACACCATCACCGTCCATGCGATCCACGGCGAGGCCCGGGCCGACAGCCGTGAGCTGGCCCGCGCCCTCGGCAACCACCACGAGAACGTCCTGAGCCTGATCAGCGACTACCGCGCCGACTTCGAGGCCCTGGGACTTCTCCGGTTTGAAACCGGGAAAACCCAGGGTCGGGGCCGACCCCCTCAGTACGCCCTGCTCAGCGAGGATCAGTGCTACTTCCTGCTGACCCTGGTGCGCAACTCCGAGACCACGGTGCCGCTCAAGCGCCAGCTCGTCCAGGCGTTCGCCGCCTACCGGCGCCAGTCCGGCGTGGACGTCCCGGAGCTGCCCACGGATCCGGTGGAACTCCTGGCCCTGAGCCTCCAGGGGTTGCAGCAGCACCGCCGCCAGCTGGCCGCCCTCGAGCACCGGCTCGACACCGCCCCGATCCGGGCCAGCAGCGAGATGCGCAGCCGCGTTCACGCCGCGTGCCAGGACTTCGGCCGCGTCCATCCGCGCGGGTACAGCGGCGCGTACCGGGCCTTCAAGGAAGCCTTCGGCTTCGCCGGCGCGTCCCTGGCCGCGTACGACGACCTCCCGCAGCACCGCTTTGGCGAGGCGCTGGGCTGGCTGGACGTCCAGGTGCGCACCTTCAGCGCCCAGCGGCCCCTGCTGGATGAAGTGGGTGACTGA
- a CDS encoding helix-turn-helix domain-containing protein: MKPYMTVPEVAELLGVDRKTIYAEIEHGRLACVRLGRIIRVSATALTEWEQAQTERPTSSTTVTFTTRKVD, from the coding sequence ATGAAGCCCTACATGACCGTCCCCGAAGTGGCCGAGCTGCTCGGCGTGGATCGCAAAACCATCTACGCCGAGATCGAGCACGGCCGGCTGGCGTGCGTCCGCCTGGGCCGCATCATCCGCGTTTCCGCCACCGCCCTGACCGAGTGGGAGCAGGCGCAGACCGAACGCCCCACGAGCTCGACCACTGTCACCTTCACAACCAGAAAAGTCGACTGA